A genome region from Populus alba chromosome 5, ASM523922v2, whole genome shotgun sequence includes the following:
- the LOC118061773 gene encoding F-actin-capping protein subunit beta isoform X1 — MEAAMGLMRRIHPKQSETALSALLSLLPHHSSDLLSQVDQPLQVLCDLESGKEYILCEYNRDADSYRSPWSNKYYPPLEDALYPSSELRKLEVEANEVFAIYRDQYYEGGISSVYMWEDDNEGFVACFLIKKDGSKTGQGRRGHLQEGAWDAIHVIEVGPEEESMAHYCLTSTIMLSLTTNDESSGTFSLSGSIRRQMNMDLSVADGHLCNMGRMIEEMEGKLRNSLDQVYFGKTKEMVCTLRPPSEVVLRLPTADLA; from the exons atggAGGCGGCGATGGGATTGATGAGGAGAATACATCCAAAACAATCAGAGACTGCTCTCTCCGCTCTCCTCTCCCTCTTGCCTCACCACTCCTCCGATCTCCTCTCTCAAGTCGATCAACCTCTCCAG GTTTTGTGCGACTTGGAGAGTGGAAAGGAATATATATTGTGTGAGTACAACAGAGACGCTGACTCTTACAG ATCACCTTGGTCAAATAAGTATTATCCACCGTTGGAAGATGCACTGTATCCATCTTCAGAGTTGAGGAAACTTGAAGTTGAAGCAAATGAAGTCTTTGCCATTTATCGTGACCA GTACTATGAAGGTGGTATCTCATCTGTTTATATGTGGGAAGATGACAATGAAGGTTTTGTAGCCtgctttttgataaaaaaag ATGGGTCAAAGACTGGGCAGGGCAGAAGAGGCCATCTACAAGAGGGAGCATGGGATGCCATTCATGTAATCGAG GTGGGGCCAGAAGAGGAAAGTATGGCCCACTATTGTTTAACCAGTACTATTATGCTGTCTTTGACTACAAATGATGAGTCTTCTGGCACATTCAGCCTGTCTGGATCTATTAGACGCCAG ATGAATATGGACCTCTCAGTTGCAGATGGTCATCTTTGTAACATGGGGAGGatgatagaagagatggagggCAAGCTCAGGAACTCGCTGGATCAG GTTTATTTTGGGAAGACAAAAGAGATGGTGTGCACTTTACGACCCCCATCTGAAGTGGTGTTGAGACTGCCAACAGCTGATTTGGCATGA
- the LOC118061772 gene encoding co-chaperone protein p23-1 — MSRHPSVKWAQRSDKLFITVQLPDAQDVKFKLEPEGKFIFSATSGVDKTPYEIELDLLDKVNVEESKAGIGSRNIQYIVKKAENKWWSRLIKQTGKPPVFLTVDWDKWIDEDEEFTSKGGAAPDMGDMGDMGFNFPDMGLGGGGFDGAIPEMDDDDENDTEDENVEEASSAEKEEVPPPASGEADMKKT; from the exons ATGAG CCGACATCCTTCAGTGAAATGGGCCCAGAGGTCAGACAAGTTGTTCATCACTGTGCAGCTGCCCGATGCACAGGATGTAAAGTTTAAACTAGAGCCTGAAGGGAAATTTATCTTCTCTGCTACCAGTGGGGTGGATAAGACACCCTATGAAATTGAACTTGACCTATTAGACAAGGTCAACGTAGAG GAGAGCAAGGCCGGCATTGGTTCAAGAAATATCCAATACATTGTGAAGAAGGCTGAGAATAAATGGTGGAGCAGATTGATAAAACAGACTGGAAAACCTCCAGTGTTCTTGACTGTTGATTGGGATAAATGGATTGATGAAGATGAGGAGTTCACAAGCAAGG GAGGAGCAGCACCTGATATGGGTGATATGGGTGATATGGGTTTTAATTTTCCT GATATGGGTCTTGGAGGTGGAGGCTTTGATGGGGCTATTCCTGAGATGGATGATG ATGATGAAAATGACACAGAAGATGAGAATGTGGAAGAAGCATCATCAGCAGAGAAGGAAGAGGTACCACCACCTGCTAGTGGCGAAGCAGACATGAAGAAAACTTGA
- the LOC118061773 gene encoding F-actin-capping protein subunit beta isoform X2 produces the protein MEAAMGLMRRIHPKQSETALSALLSLLPHHSSDLLSQVDQPLQVLCDLESGKEYILCEYNRDADSYRYYEGGISSVYMWEDDNEGFVACFLIKKDGSKTGQGRRGHLQEGAWDAIHVIEVGPEEESMAHYCLTSTIMLSLTTNDESSGTFSLSGSIRRQMNMDLSVADGHLCNMGRMIEEMEGKLRNSLDQVYFGKTKEMVCTLRPPSEVVLRLPTADLA, from the exons atggAGGCGGCGATGGGATTGATGAGGAGAATACATCCAAAACAATCAGAGACTGCTCTCTCCGCTCTCCTCTCCCTCTTGCCTCACCACTCCTCCGATCTCCTCTCTCAAGTCGATCAACCTCTCCAG GTTTTGTGCGACTTGGAGAGTGGAAAGGAATATATATTGTGTGAGTACAACAGAGACGCTGACTCTTACAG GTACTATGAAGGTGGTATCTCATCTGTTTATATGTGGGAAGATGACAATGAAGGTTTTGTAGCCtgctttttgataaaaaaag ATGGGTCAAAGACTGGGCAGGGCAGAAGAGGCCATCTACAAGAGGGAGCATGGGATGCCATTCATGTAATCGAG GTGGGGCCAGAAGAGGAAAGTATGGCCCACTATTGTTTAACCAGTACTATTATGCTGTCTTTGACTACAAATGATGAGTCTTCTGGCACATTCAGCCTGTCTGGATCTATTAGACGCCAG ATGAATATGGACCTCTCAGTTGCAGATGGTCATCTTTGTAACATGGGGAGGatgatagaagagatggagggCAAGCTCAGGAACTCGCTGGATCAG GTTTATTTTGGGAAGACAAAAGAGATGGTGTGCACTTTACGACCCCCATCTGAAGTGGTGTTGAGACTGCCAACAGCTGATTTGGCATGA